Proteins co-encoded in one Bacillus infantis NRRL B-14911 genomic window:
- a CDS encoding cold-shock protein yields the protein MEQGTVKWFNAEKGFGFIEREGGDDVFVHFSAIQSEGFKSLDEGQKVTFDVEQGARGPQAANVQKA from the coding sequence ATGGAACAAGGTACAGTTAAATGGTTTAATGCAGAAAAAGGTTTCGGCTTCATCGAACGCGAAGGTGGAGACGATGTATTCGTACACTTCTCTGCTATTCAAAGCGAAGGATTCAAATCTTTAGACGAAGGTCAAAAAGTAACATTTGACGTTGAGCAAGGTGCTCGCGGACCTCAAGCAGCTAACGTTCAAAAAGCTTAA
- the desA gene encoding Delta(5) desaturase DesA, which translates to MNEQNPRALRKMVTPYEKSDLQKSIWQIINTLVPFFLLWYLAYKSIPVSYFLTLAISVAAAGFLVRIFIIFHDCCHYSFFKNRKANRILGTITGILTLHPFDQWAHDHSVHHATSSNLDKRGTGDIWVLTVEEYLEASTKTKILYRLYRNPFVMFILGPIYVFGITNRFNRKGAKPKERMNTYITNLGIAAVAGLVCWAIGWQNCLLVQVPTFMISGTLGVWLFYIQHTFEDSYFEENEHWEYVKAAVEGSSFYKLPKVMQWLTGNIGFHHVHHLSPRVPNYKLEEVHKNTEPLQNVPTITLATSLQSLKFRLWDEDGRKFVGFSHLGKAAKAQESARLGSD; encoded by the coding sequence ATGAACGAACAAAACCCAAGGGCTTTAAGAAAAATGGTTACTCCTTATGAAAAGTCCGATTTACAAAAAAGTATCTGGCAGATTATTAACACATTGGTGCCATTCTTCCTGTTGTGGTACCTGGCTTATAAGAGCATACCGGTCTCTTATTTCCTTACATTAGCGATTTCTGTGGCTGCAGCAGGCTTTCTAGTGAGAATCTTCATTATCTTTCATGACTGCTGCCACTATTCTTTTTTCAAGAACAGGAAGGCGAATCGGATCCTTGGCACGATAACGGGGATTCTGACGCTGCATCCTTTCGACCAGTGGGCGCATGACCATTCTGTCCATCATGCCACCAGCAGCAATCTGGACAAGCGCGGTACAGGCGATATTTGGGTACTGACTGTTGAGGAATATTTGGAAGCTTCAACTAAAACCAAAATCTTATACCGTTTGTACAGAAATCCGTTTGTTATGTTCATCCTCGGCCCGATTTACGTTTTTGGCATTACAAATCGTTTCAACCGCAAAGGGGCAAAGCCCAAAGAACGGATGAATACGTATATTACGAACCTGGGAATCGCGGCTGTGGCGGGACTTGTATGCTGGGCTATCGGCTGGCAGAACTGCCTGCTCGTTCAGGTGCCGACTTTCATGATTTCGGGTACTCTCGGAGTATGGCTGTTTTATATTCAGCACACGTTTGAGGATTCTTATTTCGAAGAAAATGAGCATTGGGAATATGTAAAAGCAGCTGTTGAAGGAAGCTCATTTTACAAGCTTCCAAAAGTCATGCAGTGGCTGACAGGCAATATTGGTTTCCATCATGTGCACCACCTGAGCCCAAGAGTCCCGAACTATAAGCTTGAAGAAGTGCATAAAAACACGGAACCCTTGCAAAACGTTCCGACCATTACACTGGCAACCAGCCTTCAGTCCTTAAAGTTCCGTCTTTGGGATGAAGATGGGAGAAAATTTGTTGGGTTCAGCCATCTGGGGAAGGCTGCTAAAGCCCAGGAATCAGCACGGCTGGGATCTGATTAA
- a CDS encoding STAS domain-containing protein, giving the protein MALAREKVTVEVNSNEFVWDPQNGLFTFDGAPALLFWDSAIELFLKTIEEVSGEDVSKTVYEATGYRMGHLVTSYYTGRRDLEQLLEEYSDIYRNAGWGNVKIVQYNFEEKRATVQLTNSWEHRIFNHTDKEKAGVLLPSHWAGVFTGLFEQKVWYKINKSQLDGNEYDEIEIFPSDVSPTENIFELARQKETEHILELEQKVKERTEELSTLVNELSTPIIPVLKGIVVVPLIGNFNDERLSNFIERSLLEFSRLKANYLLIDLTGVKGLDSYTIEGIQKLILSIRLIGGECFIVGISADQAIQISHSNILFSKVQTFSTLQHGVEYAIGQNGFEIKEKKA; this is encoded by the coding sequence ATGGCGTTGGCAAGGGAAAAAGTAACGGTAGAGGTAAACAGTAATGAGTTTGTGTGGGATCCCCAAAACGGGCTCTTTACCTTTGATGGTGCACCAGCGCTTTTATTTTGGGATTCAGCAATAGAATTATTTTTGAAAACCATTGAAGAAGTTTCTGGTGAAGATGTATCTAAAACTGTTTATGAAGCTACGGGATATCGGATGGGCCACCTGGTAACTTCTTATTATACCGGCCGAAGGGACCTCGAACAGCTCCTTGAAGAATATAGTGATATATACAGAAATGCCGGCTGGGGCAACGTCAAAATTGTTCAATATAATTTTGAAGAAAAGAGAGCAACCGTTCAGCTGACCAACAGCTGGGAGCACAGGATTTTTAATCATACAGACAAGGAAAAGGCTGGCGTATTATTGCCGAGCCACTGGGCAGGAGTCTTTACAGGCCTATTTGAACAAAAAGTCTGGTACAAAATCAACAAAAGCCAGCTGGATGGAAACGAATATGACGAAATTGAAATCTTTCCTTCTGATGTTTCACCTACAGAAAATATCTTCGAACTAGCAAGACAAAAAGAGACAGAACATATCCTGGAGCTGGAGCAAAAAGTAAAAGAGAGAACCGAAGAACTTTCCACCCTTGTGAATGAATTATCCACCCCGATTATTCCGGTATTGAAAGGAATTGTTGTCGTCCCGCTTATTGGCAATTTCAACGATGAACGACTATCCAATTTTATCGAACGTTCACTGCTTGAATTTTCCAGGCTGAAAGCCAATTACCTGTTAATTGATCTGACAGGTGTGAAAGGGCTGGACAGCTACACGATAGAAGGCATCCAAAAGCTGATTCTTTCTATCCGCTTGATAGGCGGGGAATGCTTTATTGTCGGTATTTCAGCGGACCAGGCCATACAAATATCACATTCAAACATTCTATTCAGCAAAGTACAAACCTTCTCTACATTACAGCATGGAGTAGAATATGCCATTGGGCAAAACGGTTTTGAGATTAAAGAAAAGAAGGCGTGA
- a CDS encoding GNAT family N-acetyltransferase, giving the protein MEAKISIRTAAQEDLDSIVLMLADDVLGSTRERYEHPLPDSYKKAFQAISSDPNNELIVACRGTEVVGVQQITFTPYLTHQGGWRAAIEGVRTAASVRGMGIGSELITWAIQRAEERGCHLVQLTTDKKRPDALRFYERLGFKATHEGLKLKLI; this is encoded by the coding sequence ATGGAGGCCAAAATAAGCATTAGAACCGCAGCTCAGGAAGACTTGGACAGCATTGTGCTCATGCTTGCGGATGATGTTCTCGGGAGTACCCGCGAAAGGTATGAGCATCCGCTTCCCGACAGCTACAAAAAAGCATTCCAAGCTATTTCATCTGATCCTAATAATGAGCTGATCGTTGCATGCAGGGGAACTGAAGTCGTTGGGGTTCAGCAAATAACCTTTACACCCTATCTCACACATCAAGGCGGATGGAGGGCTGCGATTGAAGGGGTAAGAACAGCGGCTTCAGTAAGAGGTATGGGAATAGGGTCTGAACTGATTACATGGGCCATTCAGCGTGCAGAAGAACGCGGCTGCCATCTGGTGCAGCTGACAACTGATAAAAAAAGGCCGGATGCGCTGAGATTTTATGAGCGTTTAGGGTTTAAGGCAACACATGAAGGGTTGAAGCTGAAGCTTATATAA
- a CDS encoding DUF6241 domain-containing protein, with protein MKKIIFILAAIALLLVLFITVNFMKTTNNTDQNESIEQTQPESGPSEEAWDPDAAPEQVAKVEGATTTFPVDQSSAEKEVMDTMHFMTHQKVMAEKKTGAVEMSKENVEKIFSILQSSDFEKKETLLEIAAKWRNEDFTGIIEDHNYFWEMDGGQIGKAYRVLKPADEEKFIENNFRNP; from the coding sequence ATGAAAAAAATAATCTTCATATTGGCAGCCATCGCCTTGCTCCTGGTTCTCTTTATCACAGTCAATTTCATGAAAACAACCAATAACACAGATCAGAATGAAAGCATAGAACAAACTCAGCCAGAGTCCGGTCCCTCTGAAGAAGCCTGGGATCCAGATGCAGCACCTGAACAGGTTGCCAAAGTGGAAGGGGCAACTACAACATTCCCGGTAGACCAAAGCTCTGCTGAAAAAGAAGTCATGGATACCATGCACTTTATGACACATCAGAAAGTCATGGCCGAGAAAAAGACCGGTGCTGTCGAGATGAGCAAAGAAAATGTTGAAAAAATCTTTAGCATCCTGCAATCGAGTGATTTTGAAAAAAAAGAAACGCTGCTGGAAATAGCAGCGAAGTGGAGAAACGAAGACTTTACTGGCATCATAGAGGATCATAATTATTTTTGGGAAATGGATGGCGGCCAGATTGGCAAGGCATACAGGGTTCTGAAGCCAGCTGATGAGGAGAAATTTATTGAGAATAACTTTAGAAATCCATAA
- a CDS encoding phosphotransferase has protein sequence MKSQDKNEELLSGGNVTNVYRSGDTVRREMKPDSKNIQKLLQYLENKGFSFAPRFLGIDEKNREILSFIEGEAGNYPLKKYMWSNDALKEIAGMLRLYHDAVSDFPIDESWQPIDNTPQPFEVVCHNDFAVYNIIFRHEKPAGIIDFDVAAPGPRLWDIAYALYTCVPLSRLYHTETGEAVYYDRSKDAERIKQRVALFFQSYGMAGLEHGYLEMVRLRVDGLCKTIRRKAAEGDKAFQKMIDEGHLEHYQKELQFIREHGEEWIM, from the coding sequence ATGAAGAGTCAGGACAAAAACGAAGAGCTGCTATCAGGAGGAAATGTCACAAACGTTTATCGTTCTGGAGATACAGTCCGGCGGGAAATGAAGCCTGATAGTAAAAACATCCAAAAGTTATTGCAGTATTTAGAAAATAAAGGATTCAGCTTCGCACCGAGGTTTTTAGGCATTGACGAAAAAAATAGAGAGATCCTGAGCTTTATTGAAGGAGAAGCCGGCAATTATCCTTTAAAAAAATATATGTGGTCTAATGATGCTTTAAAAGAGATTGCAGGAATGCTTCGGCTCTATCATGATGCTGTGAGCGATTTTCCAATTGATGAGAGCTGGCAGCCGATTGATAACACCCCTCAGCCGTTTGAGGTAGTGTGCCACAATGATTTTGCCGTTTATAATATTATTTTCAGGCACGAAAAGCCGGCAGGGATTATAGATTTTGACGTTGCTGCGCCCGGCCCGAGGCTTTGGGATATCGCTTATGCTCTTTACACTTGTGTTCCTTTAAGCAGACTGTACCATACGGAAACAGGTGAAGCAGTTTATTATGACCGGTCAAAGGATGCCGAACGCATAAAACAGAGGGTTGCATTATTTTTTCAATCCTATGGTATGGCTGGATTGGAACATGGATATTTAGAGATGGTGCGGCTCCGGGTAGATGGGTTATGCAAAACCATAAGAAGGAAAGCTGCAGAGGGAGACAAGGCGTTTCAAAAGATGATTGATGAAGGGCATCTTGAGCATTACCAGAAGGAACTTCAATTCATCCGTGAACATGGGGAAGAGTGGATCATGTGA
- a CDS encoding alpha/beta fold hydrolase has product MTIYKNEHGKRTLEKDYEEYIGTLSFDVERIFVDTSYGRTHVLAAGPKEAKPVFIFQGGNCINPMTLSWFSSLADSYRIYAPDTIGHPGFSAEARISAQDDSFPKWVKELMDHFQLSRCAFVGPSYGGGIIMRIAAYMPGLIDCAVLVSPAGISLGSKTRMIKDILLPMVAFKAFSSEAQLDKLTGIMSGGSMKVRDKEIIGHVFKYVKLEQDMPKITERHELAGYQAPTLVIAGKKDVFFPEQSLNPAAKKIISNLTDFKAYEMGHFPSEEYLIKINEDITAFLSAYY; this is encoded by the coding sequence ATGACCATCTATAAAAATGAACATGGCAAACGCACGCTGGAGAAGGATTATGAAGAGTATATAGGCACTTTGAGTTTTGATGTGGAAAGGATATTTGTGGATACCAGCTATGGAAGGACACATGTCCTTGCTGCCGGGCCAAAGGAGGCGAAGCCTGTATTTATTTTTCAGGGAGGCAATTGCATCAATCCGATGACACTGTCGTGGTTCTCCTCATTAGCGGACAGCTATCGGATTTATGCCCCTGATACCATCGGACACCCGGGATTCAGCGCAGAAGCAAGGATTTCAGCTCAGGATGATAGTTTTCCGAAATGGGTAAAAGAGCTGATGGATCATTTCCAGCTCAGCAGATGCGCCTTTGTCGGTCCTTCTTATGGCGGAGGAATCATTATGAGGATCGCAGCCTATATGCCCGGCCTGATTGACTGCGCAGTGCTGGTGTCTCCGGCAGGAATCAGCCTTGGGTCCAAGACCCGGATGATTAAGGATATTTTACTGCCGATGGTGGCCTTTAAGGCTTTTTCTTCGGAAGCACAGCTGGATAAGCTCACTGGTATTATGTCTGGCGGTTCGATGAAAGTGCGGGATAAAGAGATTATCGGTCATGTGTTCAAATATGTGAAACTCGAACAGGATATGCCGAAGATAACGGAGCGTCATGAGTTGGCGGGATACCAGGCGCCGACCCTGGTTATAGCGGGAAAAAAAGACGTCTTTTTTCCTGAGCAAAGTCTTAACCCGGCAGCAAAAAAAATCATTTCAAATCTAACCGACTTTAAGGCATATGAAATGGGGCATTTTCCTTCTGAGGAATATTTGATTAAGATCAACGAGGATATTACAGCGTTTTTAAGTGCTTATTATTAG
- a CDS encoding DUF2691 family protein: protein MIRGMTFEIPNEYGRFLFEILLALKASSFEWMIAGEEGYFIENGELGRELFPENKMVMAGGDLMLYLSPYTCYLIFADLKAFPKGKAADDIRTYKDFLKSDCQIAILIVDSSYTAVYCKDRERTERLYRFCRERFSNAEYIKDENDRNELAVW, encoded by the coding sequence ATGATAAGAGGGATGACTTTTGAAATTCCCAATGAATATGGCCGGTTTCTTTTTGAGATTCTGCTGGCGCTGAAAGCTTCCAGCTTTGAGTGGATGATTGCTGGTGAGGAAGGTTATTTTATAGAAAACGGAGAGCTGGGCAGAGAGCTTTTCCCGGAAAATAAAATGGTCATGGCAGGCGGGGATCTGATGCTGTATCTCAGCCCTTACACCTGCTATCTCATTTTTGCCGACTTAAAGGCTTTTCCAAAAGGAAAGGCTGCTGATGATATCCGGACCTATAAAGATTTCTTGAAAAGTGATTGCCAAATAGCAATTCTCATTGTGGACAGCTCTTATACCGCTGTTTATTGCAAGGATAGGGAGAGGACAGAAAGGCTTTACCGTTTTTGCAGGGAGCGATTCTCGAATGCGGAATATATTAAGGATGAAAATGATAGAAATGAGCTTGCTGTGTGGTGA
- a CDS encoding DUF6220 domain-containing protein, which produces MKEGSLRFRAGGMAFVVFSILFAVCVLTQLYIAGMAVFVNPASWMRHVRFVHLFGFFLPLLMLISAFVGRLPRSILVQVLGVMLSIFLMYFTANITGTLPWAGALHPVIAVIILIQSLLIVKSAWGLLFLKHKGEDVEE; this is translated from the coding sequence ATGAAAGAGGGTTCTTTAAGGTTTCGGGCCGGGGGGATGGCTTTTGTGGTGTTTTCGATTTTGTTTGCGGTGTGTGTCCTGACACAGCTGTATATTGCGGGGATGGCGGTGTTTGTAAATCCGGCAAGCTGGATGAGGCATGTCAGGTTTGTTCACCTTTTTGGTTTTTTTCTCCCGCTTTTAATGCTTATCTCGGCTTTTGTTGGCAGACTGCCGCGTTCTATTTTGGTTCAGGTGCTGGGTGTGATGCTGTCGATTTTTTTAATGTATTTTACAGCGAATATAACGGGTACGCTGCCATGGGCAGGGGCGCTGCATCCGGTTATAGCGGTGATTATTTTAATTCAGTCGCTGCTGATAGTGAAGAGTGCCTGGGGATTGTTATTCCTTAAGCATAAAGGGGAGGATGTTGAAGAATGA
- a CDS encoding DUF5957 family protein, with protein MRGFAAMLLGIVGGFIVGIALSSVIGIISMGLFSQPFGIKYLPYFTAVICAVLVPVMDRRSLKN; from the coding sequence ATGAGGGGTTTTGCAGCTATGCTGCTTGGCATTGTGGGCGGTTTTATTGTTGGGATTGCGTTGTCGAGTGTAATCGGGATCATCAGCATGGGTTTGTTCAGCCAGCCGTTTGGGATTAAATATCTCCCTTATTTTACAGCTGTCATCTGTGCAGTGCTTGTACCTGTGATGGACCGCAGAAGCCTGAAGAATTAA
- a CDS encoding sensor histidine kinase, translating into MSIRKRLILSNVGMILIPVLSLLLVEVIAGYLFFYLFNGKPEGRDLQLFLTARFAAVIVILVLTNAILTYFVSKSILVPIRKLSEAAGKISEGNLEYSVKSSSRDELGQLSNTFEDMRLKLKEAERMQKQYERNRQELIASISHDLKTPLTSIKGYVSGIQDGIAGTPEKLERYMNKISRNANDMDALIDELFLYSKLDLEQMPFHFEKVRLDSFFADYIEELSYKMERENGRAELILEGEQSFLAEADREKLNRAVMNITQNSLKYMDKTSKRIQIRLTSGTEDLEVEIKDNGAGIGKEDLPRIFDSFYRTDASRNSATGGSGLGLSIARKIIEGHGGRIWAASEPGKGTSIHFTLKKVK; encoded by the coding sequence ATGTCGATAAGAAAAAGGCTAATCTTGTCCAATGTCGGGATGATTCTGATTCCGGTCCTCAGCTTGCTGCTGGTAGAGGTTATTGCGGGATATTTATTTTTTTATCTATTCAACGGGAAGCCTGAGGGGCGGGATCTGCAGCTGTTCCTGACTGCCCGGTTTGCGGCAGTGATTGTGATCCTTGTGCTGACCAATGCAATACTGACTTATTTTGTATCAAAGAGCATTCTTGTGCCAATCCGGAAACTGTCTGAGGCGGCCGGAAAAATCAGTGAAGGAAATCTGGAATACAGTGTGAAATCCAGCAGCCGGGATGAACTGGGGCAGCTGTCCAATACATTTGAAGACATGAGGCTGAAGCTGAAGGAAGCTGAGCGCATGCAGAAGCAGTATGAAAGAAACCGGCAGGAGCTCATCGCCAGCATTTCGCATGATCTGAAAACACCTTTAACCTCAATCAAAGGCTATGTGAGCGGGATTCAGGACGGCATAGCAGGAACTCCCGAAAAGCTGGAGCGGTATATGAACAAAATCAGCAGGAATGCCAATGATATGGACGCCTTGATTGATGAGCTGTTTTTATATTCGAAGCTGGACCTGGAGCAGATGCCCTTTCATTTTGAAAAAGTGAGGCTTGATTCCTTTTTTGCCGATTATATTGAGGAGCTGTCATATAAGATGGAAAGGGAAAATGGGCGTGCAGAGCTGATTTTAGAAGGGGAGCAGAGCTTTCTCGCTGAAGCCGACCGGGAAAAGCTGAACAGGGCTGTTATGAACATTACGCAAAACAGCCTGAAATACATGGACAAAACATCTAAACGGATTCAGATCAGGCTGACTTCGGGGACGGAAGATCTAGAGGTTGAAATCAAGGATAACGGGGCCGGCATCGGTAAAGAGGATCTTCCCCGCATATTTGACAGCTTCTACCGTACTGATGCATCCCGCAATTCGGCGACAGGCGGCAGCGGACTCGGCCTTTCAATTGCCAGGAAAATCATTGAAGGGCATGGCGGGAGGATTTGGGCAGCCAGTGAGCCGGGGAAAGGAACAAGCATTCATTTTACATTGAAAAAGGTGAAGTAA
- a CDS encoding response regulator transcription factor, with translation MKRILIIEDETDIAELERDYLEVSGFDSDIASNGEEGLRLAKTNEYSLILLDLMLPGIDGFQLCREMREFLDIPILMVTARKEDIDKIRGFDRGADDYIVKPFNPNELVARVKAHTARYDRVISRQPEKREVRKRGLVMDADSRRVYADGEEKVFTAKEFDLLWFLASNPDRVFSKEHLFERIWGYDSLGDITTVTVHIRKIREKIEKDPSSPEYIETIWGMGYRFK, from the coding sequence ATGAAAAGGATACTGATTATAGAAGATGAGACGGATATTGCCGAGCTGGAGCGGGATTATTTGGAAGTGAGCGGCTTTGACAGCGATATTGCTTCCAATGGCGAGGAAGGGCTGAGGCTGGCTAAGACAAATGAATACAGCCTGATCCTGCTGGATTTAATGCTTCCGGGGATTGATGGCTTCCAGCTATGCAGGGAAATGAGAGAATTCCTGGACATCCCGATCCTGATGGTGACTGCGCGCAAGGAGGATATTGATAAAATCAGGGGCTTTGACCGGGGCGCGGATGATTATATTGTGAAGCCGTTCAATCCGAATGAGCTTGTCGCCAGGGTTAAGGCGCATACAGCCAGATATGACCGGGTGATCAGCCGCCAGCCGGAGAAGCGGGAGGTACGGAAGAGAGGGCTGGTGATGGATGCCGATTCACGGCGGGTGTATGCAGATGGAGAAGAGAAGGTGTTCACGGCAAAGGAATTCGATCTGCTGTGGTTCCTTGCTTCAAACCCGGACAGAGTTTTCTCGAAGGAGCATCTGTTTGAGCGGATTTGGGGCTATGATTCCCTGGGTGATATCACGACCGTCACCGTTCATATTAGGAAAATACGCGAGAAAATTGAAAAAGATCCATCGAGTCCGGAGTATATTGAAACGATATGGGGAATGGGGTATCGGTTTAAATGA
- a CDS encoding glycoside hydrolase family 43 protein, with product MTIIQNPILTGFNPDPSICRAGEDYYIAVSTFEWFPGVGIYHSNDLKNWRLISRPLNRLSQLNMMGNPDSGGIWAPALSYHDDKFWLIYTDVKVVDGQWKDSHNYLVTCDKIDGEWSEPVYMNSSGFDPSLFHDEDGKKYFVNMMWDHRVGNHNFYGIVLQEFSVEEQKLVGKKEVIFKGTDIKLTEAPHLYKMNGYYYLLTAEGGTKYDHQATIARSKDLWGPYEVHPDNPLITSFPYPRNPLQKAGHASIVQTHTDEWFLVHLTGRPLPQENKALLDPRGYCPLGRETAIQRLEWKNDWPYVVGGNQPSVEIEGPAIEEVKWEKDFDEKDDFSSETLNLHFQSLRIPLGEEIVSLKDNPGHLRLYGRESLTSKFTQAHIARRWQHFNFTAETKVAFNPDTFQQAAGLVNYYNTQNWTALQITWHEEKGRILDLTVCDNFTFSQPLQDSPITVPDEADYVYLRVNVSTNTYRYSYSFDGNSWTEVPVTLESYKLSDDYINGGGFFTGAFVGMQCQDTSGQKLHADFDYFVYRAMGSGPLAQN from the coding sequence ATGACAATCATTCAAAATCCGATATTAACAGGCTTTAACCCTGATCCAAGCATTTGCCGTGCAGGCGAAGATTATTATATTGCCGTTTCTACATTTGAATGGTTCCCTGGCGTCGGGATCTATCACTCCAACGACCTTAAAAACTGGCGGCTCATCTCCCGCCCGCTCAACCGCCTCAGCCAATTGAATATGATGGGCAATCCTGACTCCGGCGGCATCTGGGCCCCTGCCCTGTCCTACCATGATGATAAATTCTGGCTGATCTACACAGATGTCAAAGTCGTTGACGGCCAATGGAAAGACAGCCACAACTATCTCGTCACCTGCGACAAGATTGATGGCGAATGGTCCGAGCCTGTCTACATGAACAGCTCAGGCTTTGATCCTTCTTTATTCCATGATGAGGACGGGAAGAAATATTTCGTCAACATGATGTGGGATCACCGGGTCGGCAACCATAACTTCTATGGTATCGTCCTGCAGGAATTCAGTGTTGAGGAACAGAAGCTTGTCGGCAAAAAAGAGGTCATTTTCAAAGGCACCGATATTAAACTGACTGAAGCGCCTCATCTTTATAAGATGAACGGCTATTATTACCTCCTCACAGCTGAAGGAGGAACAAAATACGATCACCAGGCAACCATTGCCCGCTCAAAAGATCTGTGGGGGCCATATGAAGTGCATCCTGACAACCCGCTGATCACGTCATTCCCGTATCCAAGGAATCCGCTGCAGAAAGCCGGACATGCTTCGATTGTACAGACACATACAGACGAATGGTTCCTTGTGCACCTGACCGGCCGCCCATTGCCGCAGGAAAATAAAGCGCTCCTCGATCCGCGCGGCTATTGTCCGCTAGGAAGGGAGACTGCCATCCAGCGCCTCGAATGGAAAAACGACTGGCCATATGTGGTCGGAGGCAATCAGCCATCTGTCGAAATCGAAGGACCAGCCATCGAGGAAGTCAAATGGGAGAAGGATTTTGATGAGAAAGATGATTTCAGCTCTGAAACTTTGAATCTTCACTTCCAATCACTAAGAATTCCGCTCGGTGAAGAGATCGTTTCATTAAAAGACAACCCTGGGCATCTGCGCCTTTATGGACGGGAATCTCTAACATCCAAATTTACGCAAGCACATATTGCAAGGCGCTGGCAGCATTTCAATTTCACGGCCGAAACAAAAGTGGCCTTCAATCCTGACACATTCCAGCAGGCTGCCGGACTCGTAAACTACTATAATACTCAGAACTGGACAGCCCTGCAGATCACCTGGCATGAAGAAAAAGGCCGCATTCTCGACTTGACAGTCTGCGACAACTTCACATTCAGCCAGCCGCTCCAGGACAGCCCAATCACCGTTCCGGACGAAGCAGATTATGTTTACCTGCGCGTAAATGTAAGCACTAACACTTACCGCTATTCCTATTCCTTCGACGGAAACAGCTGGACCGAAGTCCCAGTCACCCTGGAGTCCTACAAACTCTCAGACGACTACATCAACGGAGGCGGCTTCTTCACCGGCGCATTCGTCGGCATGCAATGCCAGGACACATCCGGTCAAAAGCTTCACGCTGATTTTGATTATTTTGTTTATCGGGCCATGGGGTCAGGTCCCTTGGCTCAAAATTAA